One genomic region from Campylobacter concisus encodes:
- a CDS encoding ABC transporter substrate-binding protein encodes MVKRILLAFFLLFGVCLYANESKVVVAIEEQTPRINPLYDEDHDPTLSLVFSGLTSHDENSHVVPELAKSWQVSDDGLEYVFELRDDAFWHDGVKFSAKDVKFTIEAAQDKKLNAPAISNYEVVKSVEILGDYKVKITLNEPFPPFLDALSFGILPEHILKGKDIATDKFNDAPIGTGAYKLVKWKKDESLEFVANDKFYKGEPKIKRVFFKIVGDENLRLVGLKSGEIDVALISPTGVNFIKDDKKLSLLKFKSADYRALMFNFNDPLFQDKNVRIALNYAINKDEIVKNLFHGYASVANNPIEKSFANDSEFKFNYDPQKARELLEKSGFKKNKAGFFEKDGKELGFDIYAFNNDILRVNLAKILSSELNKFGVRAKAYAKPRTAFSISEVDSFIIGWGSPFDPDFHTYRIFGGFADVSINENGWNFNHYKDANVDLALKNARYTKDVELRKKYYKEFLKALFENPPYIFIAYLDYPLVFNNKILGIKTQILGHHGAGFLWNIREWQVK; translated from the coding sequence ATTGTGAAGAGAATTTTACTTGCATTTTTCTTGTTATTTGGCGTTTGCCTTTACGCAAACGAGAGCAAAGTCGTGGTCGCTATCGAGGAGCAAACACCTCGTATAAATCCACTCTACGACGAGGATCACGATCCTACGCTTTCGCTGGTTTTTTCTGGACTTACTAGCCATGATGAAAATAGCCACGTCGTGCCTGAGCTTGCCAAGTCTTGGCAGGTGAGTGATGATGGGCTGGAGTATGTTTTTGAGCTAAGAGATGATGCTTTTTGGCATGACGGGGTGAAATTTAGCGCAAAGGACGTTAAATTTACCATCGAAGCGGCTCAAGATAAGAAGCTAAACGCGCCTGCTATCTCAAACTACGAGGTGGTAAAAAGCGTTGAAATTTTAGGGGATTATAAAGTAAAGATTACGCTTAATGAGCCGTTTCCGCCGTTTCTTGACGCACTTAGCTTTGGCATTTTGCCCGAGCACATTTTAAAGGGCAAAGATATCGCGACTGATAAATTTAATGACGCTCCTATTGGCACTGGCGCATACAAGCTTGTAAAATGGAAAAAAGATGAGAGTTTGGAGTTTGTGGCAAATGATAAATTTTACAAGGGCGAGCCAAAGATAAAAAGGGTATTTTTTAAAATTGTTGGTGATGAAAATTTAAGGCTCGTTGGGCTTAAAAGTGGTGAGATAGACGTTGCTCTCATTTCTCCAACTGGCGTAAATTTTATAAAAGATGATAAAAAATTAAGCCTGCTTAAATTTAAAAGTGCAGACTATAGAGCTTTGATGTTTAACTTTAATGATCCTCTTTTTCAAGATAAAAATGTAAGGATAGCTCTAAACTACGCTATAAATAAAGATGAGATAGTGAAAAATTTATTTCACGGATATGCAAGCGTAGCGAATAATCCTATAGAAAAAAGCTTTGCAAATGACAGCGAGTTTAAATTTAACTACGATCCGCAAAAGGCTAGGGAGCTGCTTGAAAAGAGTGGCTTTAAGAAAAATAAGGCTGGCTTTTTTGAAAAGGACGGCAAGGAGCTTGGCTTTGATATCTATGCCTTTAATAACGACATCTTAAGGGTCAATCTAGCCAAAATTTTAAGCAGTGAGCTAAATAAATTTGGCGTGAGAGCCAAAGCCTACGCAAAGCCAAGAACAGCCTTTAGTATAAGCGAGGTTGATAGCTTTATCATCGGCTGGGGAAGCCCATTTGATCCAGATTTTCACACATACAGGATCTTTGGCGGATTTGCCGATGTGAGCATAAATGAAAATGGCTGGAATTTTAACCACTACAAAGATGCAAACGTTGATCTCGCCCTAAAAAACGCAAGATATACAAAGGACGTGGAGCTTAGGAAAAAATACTATAAAGAATTTCTAAAAGCGCTTTTTGAAAATCCACCTTACATTTTTATAGCCTATCTTGACTATCCACTCGTTTTTAACAACAAAATTTTAGGCATAAAGACGCAAATTTTAGGTCACCATGGGGCTGGATTTTTATGGAATATAAGAGAGT
- a CDS encoding DUF748 domain-containing protein has translation MNKNKKIALISGISLVSLLLFYTLLGFFGVPYGIKNIAPKYLKDYNATLFVESAKFNPFTFELNATNSELNTTSPLFSTKQIDIKLKPFSIFKKLVEVDIFRLQEPNVKILRDKNSKFNFSNFISDDNATTEDNSTSSINFALNNAKIIKGSFSYSDQNLTNPFNVSFDDINYELSSLNTKKNSAGSHIFDSNSTLAHKIDLNGDIKLNPLKIEGNISIKDFSIDPVAISFIDNDTLNLKNAVINLGINYALIADENATNINLKDSFLNVKSLSIDEGKNKLSLGELELPKFDLSSKIADKIDAKLELNAINLSDVSFKNAIAVSLKSLNLSNISLLANLNEKSELNVTATLNSINTNALKIDETSKNLVNLKDINASNLNANLANSKTTLTLEKIAFDGINAPLSKNANANVEGTKISNISFTQDTNKSLATLDEISINGINLKAKNKEILDIADVLTKTIKFDILNMALSAENIDVNRPKFNSELNGNGLSAINQLGLGEKEPAKTANHRTKTKKENTSASKSKENEFKFDIKNINVNNANIALTHLFDGEKIAHKFDNLFVKIANLSSDFSKPFDAKVDMKSSQKLNLDLTSKIKLEPLDITAKIKLEDKNLPKYFAYAKPFLEADLSSGEMSANAELHYAKDIKADAKLSVKDIRLDDKNKEKLIAFKSLEVDKISLFKDNLEITGVALNSPFIKAHLSKEREFNLSKIVKEDKSKVQSEQKTESKKAAGKKDDELNFSIRNFSLNNGEVDFSDASLFMPFATKISNLNGKLTDIDKKRPSSGEFKGTVGKNGFSQITAKLFPFELKQNSDIKLDFKDIDLINITPYSGQFLGYKIKKGKLNLNLNYSVVDSKLNGSNLINFDTLTLGEKVDSKDAVNLPLSLAISILSDQNNQINIDLPVEGNLDDPDFKYGGVIWAAVKKLFADITLAPFRFLGNALGLGSKDLSSIDFLAGSSELISSEAPKIADFIKLTTAKPMMKLSITPTYSEIDVLYFKEKKLDQKINQIIASSGKDYITVLNSLVPNAKDKSDKALREEAIKTIEVDKEKLIELANERANAVKEALIKAGLETSRINVNDATSSDPKQNTYTSVLMGVAN, from the coding sequence ATGAATAAAAATAAAAAAATAGCCCTAATTTCAGGCATAAGTTTAGTTTCACTTTTGCTTTTTTATACGCTTCTTGGCTTTTTTGGAGTACCTTATGGCATTAAAAATATCGCTCCAAAATATCTAAAAGACTACAACGCAACGCTTTTTGTGGAAAGTGCTAAATTTAATCCTTTTACCTTCGAGCTAAATGCGACAAATTCTGAGCTAAACACTACTTCGCCACTTTTTAGCACAAAGCAAATCGACATCAAGCTAAAGCCATTTTCTATCTTTAAAAAATTAGTTGAAGTTGATATTTTTAGGCTTCAAGAACCAAATGTCAAAATTTTACGAGATAAAAATTCAAAATTTAACTTTAGTAATTTTATAAGCGATGATAACGCAACTACCGAAGATAACAGCACTAGCTCTATAAATTTTGCCCTAAATAACGCAAAAATCATCAAAGGCTCATTTTCATATAGCGATCAAAACCTCACAAATCCATTTAACGTAAGCTTTGATGATATAAACTACGAGCTAAGCTCGCTAAATACTAAGAAAAATAGTGCGGGCAGCCATATTTTTGACTCAAACTCGACTCTAGCTCACAAGATCGATCTAAATGGCGATATCAAGCTAAATCCCCTAAAAATCGAGGGCAATATCAGCATAAAAGACTTTAGCATAGATCCAGTGGCGATTAGCTTTATCGATAATGACACACTAAATCTTAAAAATGCGGTCATAAATTTAGGAATAAATTACGCTTTAATTGCCGACGAGAACGCTACAAATATAAATTTAAAGGATAGCTTTTTAAATGTAAAATCACTAAGCATAGATGAGGGCAAAAACAAACTAAGCCTTGGTGAGCTAGAGCTTCCAAAATTTGATCTATCAAGTAAAATAGCAGACAAGATAGATGCTAAATTAGAGTTAAATGCCATAAATTTAAGCGATGTGTCATTTAAGAATGCAATAGCAGTAAGCTTAAAATCACTAAATTTAAGCAATATTTCGCTTTTAGCAAATTTAAATGAAAAAAGTGAGCTAAATGTGACAGCCACACTAAATAGCATAAATACAAATGCCCTAAAAATAGACGAAACCAGTAAAAATTTAGTAAATCTAAAAGATATAAATGCCTCAAATTTAAATGCAAATTTAGCAAATAGCAAAACCACTTTAACCCTTGAAAAAATAGCGTTTGATGGCATCAATGCCCCACTTAGTAAAAATGCGAATGCAAATGTGGAAGGGACTAAAATCTCAAACATTAGCTTCACTCAAGATACCAATAAAAGCCTTGCAACTCTTGATGAGATTAGTATAAATGGTATAAATTTAAAGGCAAAAAATAAAGAAATTTTAGATATCGCTGATGTGCTTACAAAAACGATCAAATTTGATATTTTAAATATGGCTTTGAGCGCTGAGAATATCGATGTAAATAGACCAAAATTTAACTCAGAGTTAAATGGTAACGGCTTAAGCGCGATAAACCAGCTTGGACTTGGTGAGAAAGAGCCAGCAAAAACAGCCAATCATCGCACTAAAACCAAAAAAGAGAATACATCAGCTTCAAAAAGCAAAGAAAATGAGTTTAAATTTGATATAAAAAATATCAATGTAAATAACGCCAATATCGCTTTGACGCACCTTTTTGATGGCGAGAAGATCGCTCATAAATTTGATAATTTGTTTGTAAAAATAGCAAATTTAAGTAGCGATTTTAGTAAGCCATTTGACGCGAAAGTGGATATGAAAAGCTCGCAAAAGCTAAATTTAGACCTAACTTCAAAGATCAAACTTGAACCACTTGATATAACTGCTAAAATCAAACTTGAAGATAAAAATTTGCCAAAATATTTTGCTTACGCAAAGCCATTTTTAGAGGCAGATCTTTCAAGTGGAGAGATGAGTGCAAACGCCGAGCTTCACTATGCAAAAGATATAAAAGCGGACGCAAAGCTTAGCGTAAAAGATATTAGATTAGATGATAAAAATAAAGAAAAACTAATCGCGTTTAAAAGTTTAGAAGTGGATAAAATTTCACTTTTTAAAGATAATCTTGAAATTACTGGAGTTGCTTTAAATTCGCCGTTTATCAAGGCTCATCTAAGCAAAGAACGCGAATTTAATCTAAGCAAAATCGTAAAAGAAGATAAAAGCAAAGTCCAAAGTGAGCAAAAAACTGAGAGCAAAAAGGCAGCTGGCAAAAAAGATGACGAGCTAAATTTTAGTATCAGAAATTTCTCACTTAACAACGGCGAGGTTGATTTTTCAGATGCGTCACTATTTATGCCATTTGCTACAAAAATTTCAAATCTAAATGGCAAGCTAACCGACATCGATAAAAAACGTCCAAGTTCTGGCGAGTTTAAAGGCACAGTTGGTAAAAACGGTTTTTCTCAGATTACAGCAAAACTATTTCCTTTTGAGCTAAAGCAAAATAGCGACATTAAGCTTGATTTTAAAGACATCGATCTAATCAACATAACACCATACAGCGGGCAATTTTTAGGTTATAAAATAAAAAAAGGTAAGTTAAATTTAAATCTAAATTATAGCGTTGTTGATTCAAAACTAAATGGTTCAAATCTTATAAATTTTGACACACTCACACTTGGAGAAAAGGTCGATTCAAAAGATGCTGTAAATTTACCACTTTCGCTTGCTATATCGATATTAAGCGATCAAAATAATCAAATAAATATCGACCTGCCAGTTGAAGGAAATTTAGACGATCCAGACTTTAAATATGGCGGTGTCATTTGGGCTGCTGTTAAAAAACTCTTTGCAGACATTACGTTAGCTCCGTTTAGATTTTTAGGTAATGCTCTAGGACTTGGCAGCAAGGATCTAAGCTCTATTGATTTTCTTGCTGGAAGTAGCGAGCTAATAAGCTCAGAAGCACCAAAAATAGCTGATTTTATAAAATTAACCACTGCAAAGCCTATGATGAAACTTAGCATCACGCCTACTTACTCCGAGATAGATGTACTCTACTTTAAAGAAAAAAAGCTTGATCAAAAGATAAATCAAATAATCGCCTCAAGTGGCAAAGATTATATTACCGTGCTAAATTCTCTCGTTCCAAACGCTAAAGATAAAAGCGATAAAGCCTTAAGAGAAGAGGCAATAAAAACCATCGAAGTGGATAAGGAAAAGCTAATTGAGCTAGCAAATGAGCGTGCAAATGCAGTAAAAGAAGCGCTCATCAAGGCTGGGCTTGAGACTAGCCGCATAAATGTAAATGATGCAACAAGCTCAGATCCTAAACAAAACACCTATACAAGCGTGCTTATGGGAGTGGCGAACTAA
- a CDS encoding tautomerase family protein, with amino-acid sequence MPYVNIKIAGPEPTKEQKDQVFKEVTETLVRVLGKKKEAVMIFIETHDASNIGVGGESVEDKRKGIK; translated from the coding sequence ATGCCTTATGTTAATATCAAAATAGCAGGCCCAGAGCCGACAAAAGAGCAAAAAGATCAAGTCTTTAAAGAGGTGACTGAGACGCTTGTAAGAGTACTTGGCAAGAAAAAAGAGGCGGTTATGATTTTCATAGAAACTCACGACGCTAGCAACATCGGCGTAGGTGGCGAAAGCGTAGAAGATAAGAGAAAGGGGATAAAATGA
- the bcp gene encoding thioredoxin-dependent thiol peroxidase has product MSEFSKADLERKITLEVGDKAPEFEALNQDGVKVALKDFIGKNVVLYFYPKDNTPGCTTEACEFSANYDQFIKNDTVIIGVSPDSVKSHVGFIAKQNLKHILLSDEDKEISKLYGVWQVKKNYGKEYLGIVRSTFVIGKDGKIVKIYKSVKAKDHAAKVLADLAK; this is encoded by the coding sequence ATGAGCGAATTTAGCAAAGCAGATTTGGAGAGAAAGATAACACTTGAAGTTGGTGACAAGGCGCCAGAGTTTGAAGCGCTAAATCAAGACGGCGTAAAGGTCGCATTAAAGGACTTTATAGGCAAAAATGTAGTGCTTTACTTCTACCCAAAAGACAACACTCCAGGCTGCACGACTGAGGCTTGCGAATTTAGCGCAAACTACGATCAGTTTATCAAAAACGATACCGTCATCATCGGTGTTAGCCCAGATAGTGTGAAATCACACGTTGGCTTTATAGCAAAGCAAAATTTAAAGCACATTCTATTAAGTGATGAGGATAAAGAAATTTCAAAGCTTTATGGCGTTTGGCAAGTCAAGAAAAACTATGGCAAAGAGTATCTTGGTATCGTTAGAAGCACCTTTGTGATCGGCAAAGACGGCAAGATAGTTAAAATTTATAAAAGCGTAAAAGCCAAAGATCACGCCGCAAAAGTACTAGCTGATCTAGCAAAATAA
- a CDS encoding thiol:disulfide interchange protein DsbA/DsbL has translation MKLIKMLILSAFFALNLSALTEGVEYQTLAKPLNVPKNSVVKVFSYDCPHCYKFDRTITKKLISKLEDVKFIPYHLSTKGKLGETASKIFAALISIDEANGTDLLSDESKFKQAKFAIYKARHDEKDDFDDGKDKEKFINLALKAAHVSKNNYEKALNSERAKELLDAWFASYDVASISGVPAFVVSGKYLINLSAASSIDEMAKTIQELLDK, from the coding sequence ATGAAGCTTATAAAAATGCTAATTTTAAGTGCGTTTTTTGCGCTAAATTTATCAGCACTGACTGAAGGCGTGGAGTATCAAACTTTAGCAAAGCCGCTTAATGTGCCTAAAAACTCGGTCGTTAAGGTCTTTAGCTATGACTGCCCACACTGCTATAAATTTGACCGGACTATCACAAAAAAGCTGATATCAAAGCTTGAAGATGTGAAATTTATCCCATATCATCTAAGCACAAAAGGCAAACTTGGCGAGACCGCGAGTAAAATTTTTGCCGCTCTTATATCGATAGATGAGGCAAATGGCACTGATCTACTAAGCGATGAGTCAAAATTTAAGCAAGCAAAATTTGCGATCTATAAAGCAAGACATGATGAAAAAGATGATTTTGATGATGGCAAAGACAAAGAGAAATTTATAAATTTAGCCCTTAAAGCAGCTCACGTGAGCAAGAACAACTACGAAAAAGCACTAAATAGCGAAAGAGCAAAAGAGCTTTTAGATGCGTGGTTTGCCTCTTATGATGTCGCTAGCATTAGCGGTGTGCCAGCTTTTGTAGTAAGCGGGAAATATCTAATAAATTTAAGTGCGGCTTCATCAATAGATGAGATGGCAAAGACGATACAAGAGCTTTTAGATAAGTAG
- a CDS encoding branched-chain amino acid transaminase, which translates to MNASEFIWMDGKLVKWDDAKVHVLTHSLHYANAVFEGTRAYKTKKGLAIFRLQDHTKRLLRSAKMTVLNVPYTEEELEKAQIELLRANKYDGNVYIRPLIFLGYGVMGVAHTKAPVQTAIASWEWGAYLGDEGLEKGIRVKISSFAKLAPAAQMNRAKASSNYLSSQMANYEAKEAGYDEALLLDSEGFVAEGPGECFFIVENGVLITPPNDNSLLSITQDTVIRLAHDLDIEVRRERITRDQAYTADEAFFTGTAAEVTPINSIDNRIIGNGARGEVTKRLQKAYFDVVYGLNKKYESFLTYI; encoded by the coding sequence ATGAATGCTTCAGAATTTATCTGGATGGATGGAAAATTGGTTAAATGGGACGATGCAAAAGTACACGTTCTAACTCACTCTTTGCACTACGCTAATGCCGTATTTGAAGGTACAAGAGCTTATAAAACAAAAAAAGGTCTAGCTATTTTTAGACTCCAAGATCATACAAAAAGGCTTTTAAGATCAGCAAAAATGACTGTTTTAAATGTACCTTACACCGAGGAAGAGCTTGAAAAAGCGCAAATAGAGCTTCTTCGCGCAAACAAATATGACGGCAATGTTTATATCCGCCCACTTATATTTTTAGGATACGGCGTAATGGGTGTAGCTCACACAAAAGCGCCAGTGCAAACCGCTATCGCTTCATGGGAATGGGGTGCTTATCTTGGCGATGAAGGTCTAGAAAAAGGCATTAGAGTTAAAATTTCAAGCTTTGCCAAACTCGCACCTGCTGCTCAAATGAACAGAGCAAAAGCTAGCTCAAACTACCTAAGCTCACAAATGGCAAACTACGAGGCAAAAGAGGCTGGATACGACGAGGCGCTACTTCTTGATAGCGAGGGCTTTGTAGCTGAAGGCCCAGGCGAGTGTTTCTTTATCGTTGAAAACGGCGTTTTAATCACTCCACCAAACGACAACAGCCTACTTAGCATCACTCAAGATACAGTCATAAGACTTGCTCATGATCTTGACATAGAAGTAAGAAGAGAGCGCATCACAAGAGATCAGGCTTACACAGCTGACGAGGCATTTTTCACTGGTACTGCAGCTGAAGTAACACCGATAAATAGCATAGATAACCGCATTATCGGCAACGGAGCTAGAGGCGAAGTGACAAAGAGACTACAAAAAGCTTATTTTGACGTAGTTTATGGTCTAAACAAAAAGTATGAATCATTTTTAACATATATTTAA
- a CDS encoding prohibitin family protein: MPADLNDYFNKKKPGNDNRGSGQNSDKEPPFKKDFKMPNLPNGFGKFGALAYIVIAIIAIFAITQPFKVIHSGEVGIKSTAGKYEPNPLQPGFHFFLPFIQDIIIVDTRVRIINYTSGEDMGESMQKSYQGVGAGILRKNSISVLDARNLPVSIDITVQYRLNPENAPQTIASWGLSWESKIVDPVVRDVVRSIAGKYTAEELPTKRNDLARQIDDGIRKDIDSQPNKPVELLTVQLREIILPSKVKEQIERVQIAKQEAERTKYEVERANQEALKQAALAEGTAKAAIIEAKGKADAIKIEADATAYANKEVAKSVDQNLLNLKQIETQNKFNEALKENKDAKIFLTPGGAVPNIWLDAKDKARASSVSER, translated from the coding sequence ATGCCCGCTGATTTAAACGATTATTTCAATAAAAAAAAGCCAGGTAATGACAACAGAGGCTCAGGTCAAAATAGCGACAAAGAGCCACCTTTCAAAAAGGACTTTAAAATGCCAAATTTGCCAAATGGTTTTGGTAAATTTGGAGCACTTGCCTACATTGTAATTGCAATTATTGCTATTTTTGCTATCACTCAGCCATTTAAAGTGATTCACTCAGGCGAAGTTGGCATCAAGTCTACGGCAGGTAAATACGAGCCAAATCCTTTGCAACCAGGCTTTCACTTCTTTTTACCTTTTATCCAAGACATCATCATCGTGGACACCAGAGTTAGGATCATAAACTATACTTCTGGCGAGGATATGGGCGAATCAATGCAAAAATCATATCAAGGCGTTGGCGCTGGAATTTTACGTAAAAATTCTATTTCAGTGCTTGATGCTAGAAATTTACCAGTTAGCATTGATATTACTGTGCAATACCGTTTAAATCCAGAAAATGCCCCTCAAACTATTGCCTCTTGGGGTCTTAGCTGGGAGAGTAAGATAGTTGATCCTGTCGTTCGTGACGTGGTTCGCAGTATCGCTGGTAAATATACAGCAGAAGAGCTTCCAACAAAGAGAAACGATCTAGCAAGACAAATCGATGATGGCATAAGAAAAGATATCGACTCTCAGCCAAATAAGCCAGTTGAGCTTTTAACAGTCCAGCTTCGTGAGATCATCTTGCCTTCAAAGGTAAAAGAGCAGATCGAACGCGTTCAGATCGCAAAGCAAGAAGCTGAAAGAACAAAATACGAAGTAGAAAGAGCAAATCAAGAAGCCTTAAAACAAGCCGCACTTGCAGAAGGTACCGCTAAAGCTGCGATTATTGAAGCAAAAGGTAAGGCTGATGCCATTAAAATCGAGGCTGACGCAACTGCGTATGCAAACAAAGAGGTTGCAAAAAGTGTCGATCAAAATCTACTAAATTTAAAGCAGATCGAAACGCAAAATAAATTTAACGAAGCCCTAAAAGAAAACAAAGATGCTAAAATTTTCTTAACACCTGGCGGAGCTGTGCCAAATATCTGGCTAGACGCAAAAGATAAAGCAAGAGCTAGCTCAGTAAGCGAGAGATAA
- the hisIE gene encoding bifunctional phosphoribosyl-AMP cyclohydrolase/phosphoribosyl-ATP diphosphatase HisIE — MNSVTKSIDWQKVGGLLPVVVCDHATNEVLMLAYMNEEALNLSLSSRYAHYFSRTKNRIWKKGEESGNTQEIKAAFLDCDNDTLLLKVIQNGGTACHTGARSCFFNEINLHDGKILDTKVEVKKINYGVLDELYHVIEDRKLNANPETSYVANLFKKGENQILKKVGEEAGEFIMAAKDLSFAENSKQNEQKAKDDLIYEAADLCFHALVALSAHNIHPDAVKNELARRFGISGIEEKRSRDVKQH, encoded by the coding sequence ATGAATAGCGTAACGAAAAGTATAGACTGGCAAAAAGTTGGCGGATTGCTTCCAGTAGTGGTTTGCGATCATGCTACAAACGAAGTTTTAATGCTTGCTTACATGAACGAAGAAGCATTAAATTTAAGTCTATCTAGCCGTTACGCTCACTACTTTTCACGCACCAAAAATAGAATTTGGAAAAAGGGCGAAGAAAGTGGCAACACTCAGGAGATAAAGGCTGCTTTTTTAGACTGCGACAACGATACTTTGCTTTTAAAAGTGATTCAAAACGGAGGCACTGCTTGTCACACTGGAGCAAGGTCATGTTTTTTTAATGAGATAAATTTGCATGACGGCAAAATTTTAGATACAAAAGTTGAAGTCAAAAAAATAAATTATGGTGTGCTTGATGAGCTTTACCATGTAATAGAAGATAGAAAGCTAAATGCTAACCCTGAAACTTCATATGTGGCAAATCTTTTTAAAAAAGGTGAAAATCAAATTTTAAAGAAAGTTGGCGAAGAGGCTGGCGAATTTATAATGGCTGCAAAGGATCTTAGTTTCGCAGAAAACTCAAAGCAAAATGAGCAAAAAGCAAAAGATGATCTGATCTATGAAGCAGCCGACCTTTGCTTTCATGCACTTGTAGCACTTTCAGCCCATAATATCCATCCAGATGCTGTAAAAAACGAACTTGCAAGGCGTTTTGGCATAAGTGGCATTGAAGAGAAAAGATCGCGAGATGTTAAACAGCATTAA
- a CDS encoding DUF2393 family protein, translating to MLNSIKHNLLFVLQNAKLIDFLTYGWIFLAFILIVLLGIFIAIKSWWQIGFLFILAGFFGLFIGNYYANKYINENLRPVSISKITTKQLQYVDALIVDFNITNNSNNALSICKIELDFYLSSRQNTKDFFNSLNPFARKRIILNEEFLPKQSIEVKEFVNDFAFIDYNISKKVECF from the coding sequence ATGTTAAACAGCATTAAGCACAACTTGCTTTTTGTATTGCAAAATGCAAAGCTCATTGATTTTCTAACCTATGGCTGGATATTTTTAGCATTTATACTAATTGTGCTTTTAGGGATTTTTATAGCGATAAAGTCATGGTGGCAGATAGGATTTTTATTTATTTTGGCTGGTTTTTTTGGACTTTTTATAGGTAATTACTACGCGAACAAATATATAAATGAAAATTTAAGACCAGTTAGCATAAGCAAAATAACTACCAAGCAGCTTCAATATGTTGATGCACTAATAGTTGATTTTAATATTACAAATAATTCAAATAATGCACTTAGTATCTGTAAAATCGAGCTTGACTTCTATCTAAGCTCAAGACAAAATACGAAAGATTTTTTTAACTCACTTAATCCATTTGCTAGAAAAAGAATCATCTTAAACGAGGAATTTTTACCAAAGCAAAGCATTGAGGTTAAAGAATTTGTCAATGATTTCGCATTTATAGACTACAATATCTCTAAAAAAGTGGAGTGTTTTTGA
- a CDS encoding DUF2393 family protein, translated as MSSAYFTIAHIIVLFAIALLSILFLVLSLRAERKLFLSLFFTNILVSTTLAVFLMLVLDKYTKKGMLENVKSERILRNESIVFKGQVRNIGKFTISNCTLTVKLINQPLNKNDLGGEAFFKPSGLSFFSWVLGTDKDERPNTVEYKFDVAKNLPKQKSTPFTVYMPYPPYFKNGMNITKLNCY; from the coding sequence ATGAGCTCAGCATATTTTACGATCGCTCATATTATCGTTCTTTTTGCGATTGCTCTGCTTTCCATTTTATTTCTTGTTCTCTCACTTAGGGCTGAGCGAAAGTTATTTTTATCACTATTTTTTACAAACATTCTAGTCTCAACCACACTTGCTGTTTTTTTGATGCTAGTGCTTGATAAATATACAAAAAAAGGTATGCTCGAAAATGTAAAAAGTGAGCGAATTTTGCGAAATGAGAGTATTGTTTTTAAGGGGCAAGTGAGAAATATCGGTAAATTTACAATTAGCAACTGCACGCTGACAGTCAAACTAATCAATCAACCGCTAAATAAAAATGACCTTGGCGGGGAAGCATTTTTTAAGCCAAGTGGGCTTTCATTTTTCTCATGGGTTCTTGGTACAGATAAGGACGAGAGGCCAAATACAGTTGAATATAAATTTGATGTAGCCAAAAATTTACCAAAGCAAAAAAGCACACCATTTACCGTATATATGCCATATCCGCCTTACTTTAAAAATGGCATGAATATCACAAAACTAAATTGCTACTAA